The Mucilaginibacter sp. PAMB04168 genome contains the following window.
AGCGCCCCATCATAAGCGGTGTAAGTGGCATAGTACGACCAGCTCCCATCATCGTTTATAAACTTTACAAAACGGGCGTCTTCAATACCCTTACGTTCATACTCCGAAATAGGGAAGATAACGCGGTCGGATATATCGGTATCCAGTGAGAAAACGATCTCATAATAAGAATCGGCCAGCCAAAGCACTTTATCATACTCCAGTTTGCGCATATCATCATGCTGCAGGCTTTGCGAATCCTGAATTAAGCGGCGCAAATTAGTGTACTCAAAATGATGATCCAGCTTTTCTTCGAGCTCCTTCAGTACATCAACATTAATTTGCGTTGTAGTAGCCTTTTCGAAAAACAGCTTTTTATTGTAAACCGCATTACGAACAATCTCGGCCTCATCAATATAATTACCAGCTGGCATCACGGTAATATTATTGTTTTTATCAAAAAGTGCGCGGCGGAAAGTAATGGACGAAATATGGCCCTCACCTACTGCCCTAAAACTAATAATTACCCGACGCTCACCTGCTTCCAAATCACTTTGGTCGGGGTCTTCAATAATAGATGGGTTAAAAAATGCTGCCGACTCAATAGAATACTCATGCGTAAAGTACGAGCCTATCAATAACTTACGGTATACGCTTAACGAGTCGAAATCGATTTCCAACTCGGTAAACAGGTGCTTGAGCTTGGCACAATGCCGGTTAAGCACACGGGTTATGTTACGGTGACGACTGGAATACTCTTGCAGCAGCGGAGAGATGAGGCTAAACACCCTTTCTTCATCCACCTCCATTACACGTTGTATTACATCTTTTGAACGTTCGTTACCATTAAAAAAGAATCGGGCAATAACACGCTTCGGATCAGGATTTACTTTAACAGCCTTACGCTCGATGGAAAGTCTCATATGGGGAATAATATATTATATCAGTAGTATATTGGCTAAAAACTTAACGCAACAAATTTAGTACCCGCTCTTAAAAAAAAGCTGGTTTAACATCTTATCTAAAGCAAATTATATTCACTATAGTTTTAGGTTTTTGAAATATTAGTGCTTACGCACTGGCGGTACACGTTCAAATCACCTTGTTACGCTTCACCAGATAAGCTTTCAGCAAGTTATTATATCCTTCGTCAATATTAGCATCAACCAGCTCTACCTGGTATTGCGCACACTTCAGTTCGAGTTCATGCCGGTATTGGTTAAGGGCCTGGCGATAGCTTTCGCGTACCCTGCCCGGATGCACCTTCACTTCCTGCCCGCTTTCCATATCTACAAAATGGTGTGGTCGGTTATCAAAGTCAAAATCAAGCTCGTGCCGACGGTCATTTACGTTGAATATGATTACCTCGTGTTTGTTGTATTTAAGGTGCTGCAATGCAGCAAACAGGTCCTGGCTTTTGCTGGCATCCATGCTGTTCTCTAGCATGTCGCTAAAAATTATAATCATGGAACGCTGATGCACATTCTCAGCAATGTGGTGTATTACATTGCTCAGATTGGTTTGCGTACCTTGCCTGGGCTGATTGTAAGCTTTCTCCAATTCCGCAAACAGGTAATACATATGTGTGGAGGTAGAACGGGCCGCGCTCAACCAGTCAATCCTGTCAGCAAACAAACCCAGCCCAAAGGCATCGCGCTGTTTTTTGAACAGGTACATTAACGAGGCAATGGCATATACTGAAAACTGCAGTTTGCTTAAACCTTTTTCCGGAAAATTCATAGATGATGAAGTATCTAGCAATAGGTAGCTACGCAGATTAGTTTCCTCCTCAAATTGTTTCACAAACAATTTATCGGTTTTGGCAAAAAGTTTCCAATCAATATTCTTCACCGATTCGCCGCTGTTATACAAACGGTGTTCGGCAAACTCTACAGAAAAACCATGAAACGGACTTTGGTGTAAACCGGTAATGAAGCCCTCCACCACCTGGCGGGCCAGCAACTCGAGGTTGGCTAATTGACGGATCTCCTGATTATTATTTAGCTGGGCCATTGCAACTAAAGTAAATAAAAAAAGCGCTACCGCTTTAAGGTAACGCTTTTTTTATATGATTATAAACCGGGCTTAGGCCAGTTGTTTAGCCAGTTTATCGGTTAATACTGATTTAGGCACTGCACCAATTTGTTTATCTACGATCTCACCGTTTTTAAAGAACAGCAAGGCGGGGATATTACGGATGCCGAACTTCATGGACACACCGGGGTTATTGTCTACGTTTACTTTTCCTACAATGGCCTGACCATCATATTCTTTAGCAATCTCTTCAACTACGGGGCCTACCATACGACAAGGACCACACCACTCTGCCCAAAAGTCAACTAAAACTGGTTTATCTGATTTTAACACTAATTCTTCGAAGTTAGCGTCAGTAATTTCTACAGCCATGATTTCTATTGTTTATGTTTTAACAAATATATAATAATCAAATAGCTTGCCACAAGTGATGCATGACAAAGTGACAAACAGATTATGTTCTTTAAAGCAGTTAGTATTTAAACAATTTAGGTACAGCCTAAGCACATATAGTTTAGCACGCCTAAAAGCCTAATAATAATTTGTTACTTCTTTAAGCTCCTGATTACCTTAGCCGGGTTGCCTACTGCTAAAGAGTCATCCGGAATATCTTTTGTAACAACCGAACCTGCGCCTACAACACAGCGATTCCCGATAGTAACACCCGGGCAAATAATAGCGCCGCCACCTATCCAGCAGTCATCACCTATGGTAACAGGTTCGGCATTCTCTTTACTCCGGCGAAACTCGGCATCCAGCGGGTGCGTAGCGGTATAAATTTGTACGCCCGGTGCACAAAACACGTTCGAGCCTAACTTCACCTCCATTACATCAAGCACTACGCAGTTAACGTTGAAGTACACATTCTCGCCACAAGTAATATTATAACCATAATCGCAATGAAAGGGAGGTTCGATATAAAGGCTTGCCGGTGCATTGGGAATGAGTTTAGCCAAAATAGCTTTGGTTTTATCACTCACTACATACTCGGTAACATTGAGCTGATGCAGCAGGCGCTTGCAGTCGGTACGTTCTTTTAAAAGTTGGGGATCATTGGCCAGGTAATACTCGCCCGACAGCATTTTTTCTTTTTCGGTCTTCATAAAAATTTTGATAAGTACCAAAGGTCGCGCTCGTTAATTCCTAATACATCTGCACATCTATAACCGTACATTGCACTTTGTGATCGTTACCTCTTCTGCTCAATAACTTTAGCCACCAAAAAGTGCTTGCCGTCTTGCTGAGGGGCGTTTAGCAGCGCTTCGTCGTGCGTTATTTCTTGCTTTACCACATCCTCGCGCAAGGTATTTACCTCGTCGGTCATGTAAATCAGGGGCTCTACGTTTTCTGTATCAACCTCATTTAGCTTAGCCATAAAGTCCAGGATTTTGTTCATGTCGGTCATGAGTGTCTCGGTTTCTTGCTCATTCACTTCGAGCCTGGCCAGGTGAGCTATTTTGGCAACGGTATCTTTATCAATTTGCATAGCTTTCAAATTTACGGTTTATTAAGGCATATACCTCATCGCGCAATGCATCAGCATCATCAACGGTAAGGTTAGCGGTTTCTATAGGTTTATGCACGTAAACATCACAAATACCCGGGCGGCTGCCCAGTTCCAAACCGGTGTCCCAAAGTACCTTCCAGGTGTTTAAGGATGTTACCGGTATAATGGGTACCTTATGCTCAATGGCCAGCCTGAATGGCCCGTTCTTAAACTCATGCAAACGGGGCGGGTAATCATCAGGTATTTTGCCCTCCGGAAAAATTACCATGCTCATGCCTTGCTGCAAGCGCTCGGCCGCACTTTTAAACGCCCTGAACGATGACATCTTGCTGTCTCGGTTCACCGGTATATCAATGGTTTTAAAAAATATTTTGGTCACGAGGTTTTTCAGCAACTCTTCTTTACCAATAAAACAGAAGTTACTTTTGACCAGTATGCTCATGGCCGTAATATCCAGGTTGGAGGTGTGGTTTGAGCAAATGATGTAAGTTTTGCTCCAATCTAAAGGCTCCTCGAACCGGAACCGATAAAAAATACCGGCCATTGAGGAGCTGCATAAACCCCATATGCGGCGAAACACATTCATGGAGCCATAACGCTCCGGCTTACGCGAAAAGTAAAAGAGAAAGGGCCATAACAAAAAATAGAAAAAAGCCACGCCATAGCGGTAAAAATGACTGTGTACTTTCCTCAATAGTTTTTTCATCGATGCCAAAAATATAAAAATTCCTTACTTTCGCCCCATTATGGAAACTGTTGTTAGTGGTATTCGTTCAACCGGTAAACTGCATTTGGGTAACTATTATGGTGCTATCCAGAATTTTATTAAAATGCAGCACGAATACAATTGCTATTTTTTTATTGCCGACTTACACTCACTCACCACACACCCTACCCCTGCCAACCTGCATGGCAACGTAAAACAGGTGTTGGTAGAGTACCTGGCCGCAGGCATCGACCCTGAACGCGCCACTATATATGTACAAAGTGATGTACCCGAAGTAGCAGAGCTATACCTGTACCTTAACATGAACGCTTACCTGGGCGAGCTGGAACGAGCCACCTCATTTAAAGATAAGGTACGCGCCAACCCTGATAACGTTAACGCTGGTTTGCTTACCTATCCGGTGTTAATGGCAGCCGATATCATCATCCATAAAGCCACCAAAGTACCTGTGGGTAAAGACCAGGAGCAACACTTGGAAATGGCCCGCACGTTTGGCAATCGTTTTAACCGTTTATATAACACCGAATATTTCCCCGAGCCTTACGCTTTTAACTACAGCAGCAACCTGGTCAAAATCCCCGGATTGGACGGTAAGGGCAAAATGGGCAAATCGGAAGGCGAAGGTAACGCTGTTTACTTGTCAGACTCTCCGGAGGTGATTCGCAAAAAGGTAATGAAAGCTGTTACCGACGCCGGCCCAACTACCGAAAACCAGGAGAAGCCATCCGAAATTCAAAACCTATTCGATCTCATGAAGGTGGTATCAACTACGGATACTTATGAGCATTTTGACGGCTTATACAATACGATGCAAATACGTTACGGTGATTTAAAAAAACAACTGGCCGAAGATATGATTATAGCCACAGCGCCCATTCGCGAAAAAATAAATGATATAGCCAATGACCAGGCCTACCTACGCCAGGTAGCCCGCTACGGCGCCGCTAAAGCCCGCGAAAGTGCGCAAAAAACTATTAGAGAGGTACGGGAAATAATAGGATTCAGAAACTTTTAAAGTTATTATTGAGCTGTTGGTTAATAGTTATTAATTGCCGTATATAAAACCGCAACTATAAAATTAGCCGCTATCTCAATTATCCTGTTAACTTAGTAACACAATAACTATTAACTTTACCAAATGCACATTGCAATTGTTGGAAATATAGGTGCGGGTAAAACTACCCTTACCAGTTTATTAGCTAAAAATTACGGTTGGGAACCACAGTACGAGGCGGTAGATAACAACCCCTATCTGGAAGATTTTTATAAGGATATGAAACGCTGGAGCTTTAACCTGCAAATATACTTCCTCAACAGCCGTTTCCGCCAGATTACTGATATACAGCAGAGCCAAAAAAATATTATCCAGGACCGTACCATTTATGAGGATGCCTACATCTTTGCCGAGAACCTGCACGATATGGACCTGATGGATACCCGCGATTATGATAATTACCAATCCATTTTTGAGAATATTACATCATTCATAAACCCGCCCGACCTGCTGGTTTATCTAAAGGCCTCCATACCTAAATTGGTTAATAATATACACCGTCGTGGCCGCGAGTACGAAATTGGCATCCGGTTGGATTATTTATCTAAATTGAACGAAAAATACGAAAAATGGATATCCGGTTATAAGTTGGGCAAACTACTCATTGTAGATATGGATAACCTCGATTTTGCCAATAACACCGAAGACCTGGCCACAATTATTGAACGCATTGAAGGCGAAATAAACGGATTGTTTTAGCCTGATAGGTTGATCGGTGAGTGATTAAGCAGTTTTTAACTTCTTCTCAATTCAAACAACCAACAACTTTACTCACATGAAAATACTTGGCATTATACCTGCACGTTATGCGTCTACCCGTTTTCCGGGTAAGCCACTGGTTGATATTACCGGCAAAGTAATGATACAACGGGTGTACGAGCAGTGTGTTAAATGCGCAAGTTTGGATGAAGTTATTGTGGCTACCGATGATGTGCGCATCCTCAATCACATTCATGACTTTGGTGGCAAGGCAGTAATGACTTCTCCTGACCATCAAAGTGGTACCGACCGTTGCGCCGAAG
Protein-coding sequences here:
- a CDS encoding lysophospholipid acyltransferase family protein, whose protein sequence is MKKLLRKVHSHFYRYGVAFFYFLLWPFLFYFSRKPERYGSMNVFRRIWGLCSSSMAGIFYRFRFEEPLDWSKTYIICSNHTSNLDITAMSILVKSNFCFIGKEELLKNLVTKIFFKTIDIPVNRDSKMSSFRAFKSAAERLQQGMSMVIFPEGKIPDDYPPRLHEFKNGPFRLAIEHKVPIIPVTSLNTWKVLWDTGLELGSRPGICDVYVHKPIETANLTVDDADALRDEVYALINRKFESYAN
- the trpS gene encoding tryptophan--tRNA ligase — protein: METVVSGIRSTGKLHLGNYYGAIQNFIKMQHEYNCYFFIADLHSLTTHPTPANLHGNVKQVLVEYLAAGIDPERATIYVQSDVPEVAELYLYLNMNAYLGELERATSFKDKVRANPDNVNAGLLTYPVLMAADIIIHKATKVPVGKDQEQHLEMARTFGNRFNRLYNTEYFPEPYAFNYSSNLVKIPGLDGKGKMGKSEGEGNAVYLSDSPEVIRKKVMKAVTDAGPTTENQEKPSEIQNLFDLMKVVSTTDTYEHFDGLYNTMQIRYGDLKKQLAEDMIIATAPIREKINDIANDQAYLRQVARYGAAKARESAQKTIREVREIIGFRNF
- the trxA gene encoding thioredoxin produces the protein MAVEITDANFEELVLKSDKPVLVDFWAEWCGPCRMVGPVVEEIAKEYDGQAIVGKVNVDNNPGVSMKFGIRNIPALLFFKNGEIVDKQIGAVPKSVLTDKLAKQLA
- the gatC gene encoding Asp-tRNA(Asn)/Glu-tRNA(Gln) amidotransferase subunit GatC; the encoded protein is MQIDKDTVAKIAHLARLEVNEQETETLMTDMNKILDFMAKLNEVDTENVEPLIYMTDEVNTLREDVVKQEITHDEALLNAPQQDGKHFLVAKVIEQKR
- a CDS encoding sugar O-acetyltransferase; protein product: MKTEKEKMLSGEYYLANDPQLLKERTDCKRLLHQLNVTEYVVSDKTKAILAKLIPNAPASLYIEPPFHCDYGYNITCGENVYFNVNCVVLDVMEVKLGSNVFCAPGVQIYTATHPLDAEFRRSKENAEPVTIGDDCWIGGGAIICPGVTIGNRCVVGAGSVVTKDIPDDSLAVGNPAKVIRSLKK
- a CDS encoding DUF58 domain-containing protein, which produces MAQLNNNQEIRQLANLELLARQVVEGFITGLHQSPFHGFSVEFAEHRLYNSGESVKNIDWKLFAKTDKLFVKQFEEETNLRSYLLLDTSSSMNFPEKGLSKLQFSVYAIASLMYLFKKQRDAFGLGLFADRIDWLSAARSTSTHMYYLFAELEKAYNQPRQGTQTNLSNVIHHIAENVHQRSMIIIFSDMLENSMDASKSQDLFAALQHLKYNKHEVIIFNVNDRRHELDFDFDNRPHHFVDMESGQEVKVHPGRVRESYRQALNQYRHELELKCAQYQVELVDANIDEGYNNLLKAYLVKRNKVI
- a CDS encoding deoxynucleoside kinase; protein product: MHIAIVGNIGAGKTTLTSLLAKNYGWEPQYEAVDNNPYLEDFYKDMKRWSFNLQIYFLNSRFRQITDIQQSQKNIIQDRTIYEDAYIFAENLHDMDLMDTRDYDNYQSIFENITSFINPPDLLVYLKASIPKLVNNIHRRGREYEIGIRLDYLSKLNEKYEKWISGYKLGKLLIVDMDNLDFANNTEDLATIIERIEGEINGLF
- a CDS encoding glycoside hydrolase family 130 protein, which gives rise to MRLSIERKAVKVNPDPKRVIARFFFNGNERSKDVIQRVMEVDEERVFSLISPLLQEYSSRHRNITRVLNRHCAKLKHLFTELEIDFDSLSVYRKLLIGSYFTHEYSIESAAFFNPSIIEDPDQSDLEAGERRVIISFRAVGEGHISSITFRRALFDKNNNITVMPAGNYIDEAEIVRNAVYNKKLFFEKATTTQINVDVLKELEEKLDHHFEYTNLRRLIQDSQSLQHDDMRKLEYDKVLWLADSYYEIVFSLDTDISDRVIFPISEYERKGIEDARFVKFINDDGSWSYYATYTAYDGALIMPKLLQTNDFINFRIMPLYGAGAQNKNLALFPRKINGKYVMMSRIDGCNNYIMYSDKINIWEKPEVLQKPKFSWEFIQIGNCGSPIETEDGWLVITHGVGPMRKYVLGASLLKLDDPAIEIGRLKEPLLTPNNDEREGYVPNVIYSCGSIVHNDKLIIPYGLSDYSSSFAEVDLKTLLNKLKEDGV